A genomic segment from Deltaproteobacteria bacterium encodes:
- a CDS encoding kelch repeat-containing protein, which produces MVIPLMWSIIAISCAAKDYGSISIHTTYIPPKNTSVLYTASLPKNAYKVAITITSTDFGPIIEEVMVASNPSGTTIDNIPAGVDRYIIIEVKDPAGNIIARGRTTNVRIESNVITSVNILITNTNVFTELPSRIIPRAFAVSVPMPDGTLLISGGIAGTPGSCGINCIRVTATGLTEIYDPETGIFEQGPPMLHPRVFFTANMLTDGNVVITGGADYINIVCDKAVCSISIPTSGLEDSIEVYDPKTKNFYLSHNLTMPRAGHSANILTDDNILISGGISINGPTNTAELINAKSNTVNYYTMTTERVFHAGVTYPVNAEQSSIFVYGGNSSGSTIETFNLQSGFTINPGLASTITSFLPASLFISVTGKAIFNGGFDTSWHTTNQLIIIDTTLNSISSFNTMPIPKALFSDILLGDGNMLIAGGVTTSTLVPTACADVFSPVKVSFLKEVIMNKARAGYSAQSLPDGSALIAGGFSALDMSAGNISFVDTAEIYNP; this is translated from the coding sequence ATGGTAATACCACTTATGTGGTCTATAATTGCCATATCTTGTGCAGCGAAAGATTATGGCTCAATATCGATCCATACAACCTACATCCCCCCTAAAAATACTTCTGTCCTTTATACAGCAAGCCTGCCTAAAAATGCATATAAAGTAGCAATCACAATTACAAGCACTGATTTTGGTCCTATTATAGAAGAGGTAATGGTTGCATCCAATCCATCTGGGACGACGATTGATAACATACCGGCAGGCGTGGACAGGTATATAATCATTGAGGTAAAAGATCCAGCAGGCAATATTATTGCTAGAGGAAGAACTACAAATGTAAGAATTGAAAGCAACGTCATAACAAGTGTAAATATACTTATAACCAACACAAATGTTTTTACCGAATTGCCTTCCAGGATAATACCGAGGGCATTTGCGGTCTCTGTCCCTATGCCTGATGGAACTCTTTTGATTTCAGGAGGTATAGCAGGTACACCTGGCTCCTGTGGTATCAACTGCATACGGGTAACAGCAACCGGTCTTACGGAAATATATGATCCTGAAACAGGCATATTTGAGCAGGGTCCACCGATGCTGCATCCAAGAGTATTCTTTACAGCGAATATGCTTACCGATGGCAATGTTGTAATAACGGGTGGGGCAGACTACATAAATATAGTTTGTGACAAAGCGGTATGCTCGATATCGATACCAACAAGCGGGTTAGAGGATTCAATCGAGGTTTATGATCCGAAAACCAAAAATTTTTATTTATCTCATAACCTCACCATGCCAAGGGCAGGACATTCGGCAAATATTTTAACAGACGATAATATACTCATTTCAGGGGGCATAAGTATAAACGGACCGACAAATACTGCTGAGCTGATTAATGCAAAATCAAATACCGTAAATTATTATACGATGACAACAGAAAGAGTATTCCATGCGGGTGTTACATATCCGGTTAATGCTGAGCAAAGCAGTATCTTTGTTTACGGCGGAAATAGCTCCGGAAGCACAATCGAAACCTTTAATTTACAATCAGGCTTTACAATCAATCCGGGTCTTGCCTCTACAATTACATCGTTTTTACCAGCCTCTTTATTTATATCTGTTACGGGTAAAGCCATTTTCAACGGTGGCTTTGATACATCATGGCATACAACAAATCAATTGATCATTATTGATACTACACTTAATTCTATTTCTTCTTTTAATACCATGCCAATACCAAAGGCATTATTTTCCGACATCTTGCTTGGGGACGGGAATATGCTCATAGCAGGGGGGGTAACAACCTCTACGTTAGTTCCCACAGCCTGCGCCGATGTTTTTAGCCCTGTCAAAGTATCATTTCTAAAAGAGGTTATTATGAATAAAGCGAGGGCAGGTTATTCCGCACAGTCCCTGCCCGATGGCTCTGCATTGATTGCCGGCGGGTTTTCTGCACTGGACATGAGTGCAGGAAACATTTCCTTTGTTGATACTGCCGAGATTTATAACCCATAA
- a CDS encoding IPT/TIG domain-containing protein produces MDKVKIIFTVLLGISIAFMGCSKTSSTHPANQTNNSNNDTTTDNHIVIAGIQPANAYANAIITITGTGFGPGSDTVMFDNTIASIQSWSDTSISAVVPDMTAGITKVSISALGHTSNSVDFTVLPFISGTSKSDCVLNDIITIQGTGFGDTQGSGIISYAGTNLPVSSWSAHQINAVIGNISHVSTGQANVFINNAASNGVTLTVHPSINSLTPDTLERGDVVTINGNLFGSTQGTSTITLSGITAAALSWSDTVIKTVVHDRAIKGDAVVSVSNILSAGYGFTVTKAFYSINQPTGLAMDKNENIYVANYTDGTIIQVLPGGITQTTIYKGLSKPMGLYYNSPSILYVACEGDGTIQKITLGATVTAYTYASGFSQPTGITYDNAGNMYVANYGSGIISKIDLNGTISVFSIGVSHPYGLSFVYPYLYVTDPLTDKIYKIDNTGYAIPYLNIQSPYGIVSNGNAEIIFAVDTALSDGLFVQRVNTTYEHPYVTGDAFGIIHARAIAISNNSIYVSSMNNNNIYKVSPQFTPVLKGSNASLYLYSCDWGVAPSINLYQLNDLFSPENGVLSQLYAWDYACYPNSYYGGELITSNAVTDFAFQPFQMAFDITGNTYITRWDNAPQIYKKANSGIIITFATLSCNGSGYTCAPGGIVYDNTNKELYVNSVTSSTIGVIGDIYRLTTDINDNGVLTSLAHNAGIAGKITICTDHRLYGLNSIIGTSINWYDLSNNAAGFYVAGFNNVFDLKCDSNGTIYALDIGTHTLYAVPQYNIKQPIASSVTGSVVGISPAGVIYLGHTWWTCSNACSAGYDIYRIEQQVSEYTHQFISDPRGLARSPSGNIYFADATNNAIYRVDDTTNSISLFATNITSPTWFVFDNSVNIFLSDLSNGRILKYANNNLTTFASGFSGPTGIVFDPLNYLFYVANYFNNTVSTVTASGLVSTFALGLSGPMGLSFISPGNIYASNSTYGKIAKVVQGSGVSILASGFGMPIGITLDNQSIVYVADQLAGMIFTVSPTGGVTPFAHVNSPYGIAFDGQGNLFVSNNRDKQIKKLILH; encoded by the coding sequence ATGGATAAAGTAAAAATTATCTTTACAGTGCTTTTGGGTATATCTATCGCATTTATGGGTTGTTCAAAAACATCCAGCACGCATCCGGCTAACCAAACCAACAATAGTAACAATGATACTACTACGGACAATCATATTGTGATAGCAGGGATTCAACCCGCTAATGCTTATGCAAATGCTATTATAACTATTACAGGAACAGGGTTTGGCCCCGGATCCGATACAGTTATGTTTGATAATACAATCGCTTCTATACAATCATGGTCGGATACATCCATCAGCGCTGTGGTGCCTGATATGACAGCAGGGATTACAAAGGTATCAATCTCTGCTTTGGGCCATACCTCGAATAGTGTGGATTTTACAGTACTGCCTTTTATAAGCGGTACAAGCAAGAGTGACTGTGTTCTTAATGATATAATTACCATACAGGGGACAGGGTTTGGTGATACGCAAGGCAGCGGGATAATAAGCTATGCCGGAACAAACCTGCCTGTTAGTTCATGGTCTGCTCATCAGATTAATGCTGTTATTGGTAATATCTCTCATGTTTCTACCGGGCAGGCCAATGTATTTATTAATAACGCAGCAAGTAACGGCGTAACCTTAACAGTACATCCATCTATAAATAGTTTAACCCCTGATACATTAGAAAGGGGTGATGTTGTAACGATAAATGGTAATTTATTCGGGTCTACACAAGGAACAAGCACTATTACATTATCAGGGATAACCGCGGCTGCTTTAAGCTGGTCTGATACGGTTATAAAGACGGTTGTGCATGACAGAGCAATAAAAGGTGATGCGGTTGTTAGTGTTAGTAATATTTTATCTGCAGGCTACGGATTTACTGTAACAAAGGCATTTTACTCCATAAATCAGCCAACAGGGCTTGCAATGGACAAAAATGAGAATATATATGTTGCGAATTACACGGATGGTACAATCATACAAGTACTGCCTGGAGGGATTACCCAGACGACCATTTATAAAGGTCTGAGCAAGCCGATGGGTTTGTATTATAACTCACCATCAATCCTTTATGTCGCGTGTGAAGGCGATGGAACAATACAAAAGATAACTCTTGGTGCAACAGTAACTGCATATACATACGCCTCAGGTTTTAGTCAGCCTACTGGTATTACTTATGATAATGCAGGCAATATGTATGTGGCAAATTATGGCAGCGGTATCATATCGAAGATAGATCTAAATGGAACAATTTCTGTATTCTCCATAGGTGTATCCCATCCTTATGGGCTCTCTTTTGTATACCCGTATCTATATGTGACGGATCCTCTGACCGATAAGATATATAAAATTGACAATACTGGATATGCGATTCCATATCTCAATATACAATCGCCTTATGGAATTGTATCTAACGGGAATGCTGAAATTATCTTTGCTGTTGACACCGCTTTAAGTGATGGGTTATTCGTGCAAAGGGTAAACACAACTTATGAGCATCCTTATGTAACTGGAGACGCTTTCGGGATAATCCATGCAAGGGCAATTGCTATATCTAATAACAGCATCTATGTATCAAGCATGAACAATAATAATATCTATAAGGTTTCACCTCAATTCACGCCTGTTTTGAAAGGCAGTAATGCTTCTTTATATCTTTATAGCTGTGATTGGGGAGTCGCACCCTCCATTAATCTTTACCAATTAAATGATTTATTTTCTCCTGAAAATGGTGTCCTTTCCCAGTTGTATGCATGGGATTATGCTTGCTATCCCAACAGCTATTATGGAGGTGAACTTATAACTTCTAATGCAGTAACTGATTTTGCTTTTCAACCTTTTCAAATGGCATTTGATATTACAGGCAATACATATATTACAAGATGGGATAATGCCCCTCAGATATATAAAAAGGCAAACAGTGGCATTATTATTACTTTTGCAACATTATCATGCAATGGCAGTGGATATACCTGTGCACCTGGCGGGATTGTATATGATAATACAAATAAAGAACTTTATGTGAATTCTGTTACAAGCTCAACAATCGGGGTCATAGGAGATATTTATAGATTAACAACTGATATAAATGACAATGGTGTTTTGACATCTCTTGCCCATAATGCAGGAATTGCGGGCAAGATTACTATATGCACTGATCACAGGCTCTATGGACTTAACAGTATAATAGGCACATCTATAAATTGGTATGACCTGTCTAACAATGCAGCTGGTTTTTATGTGGCTGGGTTTAATAATGTTTTTGATCTGAAATGTGATTCAAATGGTACTATATACGCTCTTGATATTGGGACTCATACACTCTATGCTGTTCCTCAATATAATATTAAACAACCCATTGCATCGTCAGTAACAGGCTCTGTTGTAGGAATAAGCCCTGCAGGAGTCATTTATCTCGGACACACATGGTGGACTTGCAGTAATGCATGTTCAGCAGGCTATGACATCTACAGAATTGAACAGCAGGTTTCTGAATATACACATCAATTTATAAGCGACCCACGCGGTTTAGCAAGAAGTCCATCCGGGAATATATATTTTGCTGATGCTACGAATAATGCGATCTACCGGGTAGATGATACTACAAACTCTATCAGCCTGTTTGCAACCAACATCACGTCTCCTACATGGTTTGTGTTTGATAATTCAGTGAATATTTTCCTTTCCGATCTTTCTAACGGTAGAATATTAAAATACGCAAATAATAATTTGACTACCTTTGCTTCAGGCTTTAGTGGACCAACAGGCATTGTCTTTGATCCATTAAATTATCTTTTCTATGTGGCGAATTATTTTAATAATACAGTGTCAACTGTTACTGCTTCAGGATTGGTCTCTACCTTTGCTTTAGGGCTATCCGGTCCTATGGGTTTATCATTTATATCACCTGGCAATATCTATGCATCAAACAGTACGTACGGCAAAATTGCAAAGGTAGTCCAGGGCAGTGGGGTAAGTATTCTTGCCTCCGGATTTGGCATGCCAATAGGGATTACACTTGATAATCAATCCATAGTTTATGTTGCAGATCAACTTGCAGGTATGATTTTTACTGTTAGTCCAACAGGCGGTGTTACGCCGTTTGCACATGTTAACAGCCCTTATGGTATTGCGTTTGATGGGCAAGGGAATTTATTTGTATCAAACAACCGGGATAAGCAGATAAAAAAGCTTATACTACATTAA